A single genomic interval of Rhizobium leguminosarum bv. trifolii WSM1325 harbors:
- a CDS encoding Phosphotransferase system, phosphocarrier protein HPr (TIGRFAM: phosphocarrier, HPr family~PFAM: phosphoryl transfer system HPr~KEGG: rec:RHECIAT_CH0000033 putative phosphocarrier protein HPr protein) produces the protein MTSLSRELLIINKRGLHARASAKFVQMVETFDAAITVSKDGMTVGGTSIMGLMMLAASPGSSVVVSASGSQAEEALEALDQLIQNRFGEEM, from the coding sequence ATGACATCGCTCTCCCGGGAACTCCTTATCATCAACAAGCGCGGTCTTCACGCGCGCGCTTCCGCCAAATTCGTGCAGATGGTCGAGACCTTCGATGCCGCCATCACCGTTTCCAAGGATGGAATGACGGTCGGCGGAACCTCCATCATGGGCTTGATGATGCTTGCGGCAAGCCCCGGCTCGAGCGTCGTCGTCTCGGCGAGCGGCAGCCAGGCCGAGGAAGCGCTGGAGGCCCTGGACCAGCTGATCCAGAATAGGTTTGGCGAAGAGATGTGA
- a CDS encoding protein of unknown function UPF0079 (PFAM: protein of unknown function UPF0079; aminoglycoside phosphotransferase; protein of unknown function DUF227~KEGG: rec:RHECIAT_CH0000030 hypothetical protein), with the protein MTTSDAISLFLKDEAATIRLGEDLALALKAGDCLALSGDLGAGKSSLARAILRAMADDEGLEVPSPTFTLVQSYDLRIAVSHFDLYRLGDPAELTELGFDEALQNGICLVEWPEMAESELPAERITLTLAHEGSGRRATIEAAGAQNTRIRRVLAIREFLDTAGYPTAKRRFLTGDASLRAYEAIYPKAGNQRIILMDWPPLAEGPPVLDGKPYPKVAHLAENAYPFVAIADTLRKDGFAAPEVYKVDYDQGILLIEDLGSDGVLDAHGQPVIERYRESVACLARLHALKFPQDISVGKGHVHHIPDFDRTAMKMEVRLVLDWHLPWKRQGAPATDAERADYLAIWDALIDELATAEKNLLLRDFHSPNIIWRPHAKGVERIGLIDFQDAMIGPTAYDLASIVQDARVTIEPDLFRQLMDDYLGLRRAQGCFDEAGFMKAWAIMSAQRNCKLAGLWVRLLQRDGKPGYLKHMPRTLSYLNVALEHETLAPLRDWCARAGIGQSES; encoded by the coding sequence ATGACGACCAGCGATGCGATCTCGCTTTTCCTGAAAGACGAGGCGGCTACCATCCGCCTCGGTGAAGACCTGGCGCTGGCGCTGAAGGCCGGCGATTGCCTTGCCCTTTCAGGCGATCTCGGCGCCGGGAAATCCTCGCTCGCCCGGGCGATCCTGCGCGCGATGGCCGATGACGAGGGGCTCGAGGTCCCGAGCCCGACCTTCACGCTGGTGCAATCCTACGATCTGCGCATCGCCGTTTCGCATTTCGATCTCTACCGGCTCGGCGACCCTGCCGAACTGACGGAGCTTGGCTTCGACGAGGCCCTGCAGAACGGTATCTGCCTCGTCGAATGGCCTGAGATGGCGGAGAGCGAACTGCCCGCGGAGCGCATCACCCTGACGCTGGCGCATGAAGGCAGCGGCCGCCGGGCAACGATCGAAGCCGCTGGCGCGCAAAATACACGCATCCGCCGCGTCCTGGCGATCCGCGAGTTCCTTGATACCGCCGGTTACCCCACTGCGAAACGCCGATTTCTGACCGGTGATGCCTCGCTGCGCGCCTATGAGGCGATCTATCCGAAGGCCGGGAACCAGCGCATCATCCTGATGGACTGGCCGCCGCTTGCTGAAGGCCCGCCGGTTCTCGACGGCAAACCCTATCCCAAAGTCGCGCATCTTGCCGAAAACGCTTATCCGTTCGTTGCGATCGCCGATACGCTGCGCAAGGACGGTTTTGCGGCGCCCGAAGTCTACAAGGTGGATTATGATCAAGGTATCCTGCTGATCGAGGATCTCGGCAGCGACGGCGTGCTGGATGCCCACGGACAGCCGGTTATAGAACGCTATCGCGAAAGCGTTGCCTGCCTGGCCAGACTGCACGCCCTGAAATTTCCGCAGGACATCTCCGTTGGAAAGGGCCATGTCCACCATATTCCTGATTTCGACCGCACGGCGATGAAGATGGAGGTGCGGCTGGTGCTCGACTGGCACCTGCCCTGGAAGCGCCAGGGTGCACCTGCAACGGACGCCGAACGCGCGGATTATCTAGCGATCTGGGATGCGCTCATCGACGAGCTCGCAACGGCCGAGAAGAACCTACTGCTGCGCGATTTCCACTCGCCAAATATCATCTGGAGACCGCATGCGAAGGGCGTCGAACGGATCGGCCTCATCGATTTCCAGGACGCGATGATCGGCCCGACGGCTTATGACCTCGCCTCGATCGTCCAGGATGCGCGCGTAACGATCGAGCCGGACCTCTTCCGGCAGCTGATGGATGATTATCTGGGGCTTCGCCGCGCGCAGGGCTGTTTCGACGAAGCCGGATTTATGAAGGCCTGGGCGATCATGTCGGCGCAGCGCAACTGCAAGCTTGCGGGTCTTTGGGTGCGCTTGTTGCAGCGCGACGGCAAGCCGGGCTATCTGAAACATATGCCGCGGACGCTTTCCTATCTGAACGTCGCGCTCGAGCATGAAACGCTTGCCCCCTTGCGCGATTGGTGCGCAAGGGCTGGAATAGGCCAGAGCGAATCATAA
- a CDS encoding Nucleotidyl transferase (PFAM: Nucleotidyl transferase~KEGG: ret:RHE_CH00028 nucleotidyltransferase protein) → MTIRQAMVLAAGLGTRMRPITDTIPKPLVKIDGKPMIDYTLDCLVAAGIERAVVNVHHHADQMLDHLGNYHGLDIVISDERDALMNSGGGLAKGLRLLSRDNIFVMNADLFWIGEQQGRPTNLERLAGFFDAERMDMALLCVGIEDTTGHNGKNDFSLAVDGRLTRYRDDPSNPVVYAGAIVMNPSLLDDAPKDAFNLNIYFDKAIARGRLFGMVLEGHWLTVGTPDAIGEAEETIRRLRTFA, encoded by the coding sequence ATGACCATCAGACAAGCCATGGTACTGGCCGCGGGTCTCGGAACCCGCATGCGCCCGATCACCGATACGATCCCGAAGCCGCTGGTGAAGATCGACGGCAAGCCGATGATCGACTACACGCTGGATTGCCTGGTCGCGGCCGGCATCGAACGCGCCGTCGTCAACGTTCACCACCACGCCGACCAGATGCTCGACCATCTCGGGAATTATCACGGCCTCGACATCGTCATATCGGACGAGCGGGACGCACTGATGAATTCCGGCGGCGGCCTGGCGAAGGGGCTGAGGCTGCTTAGCCGCGACAATATCTTCGTCATGAACGCCGATCTTTTCTGGATCGGCGAACAGCAGGGGCGGCCGACGAACCTAGAACGCTTAGCCGGATTCTTTGATGCCGAACGCATGGATATGGCGCTGCTTTGCGTTGGGATCGAGGATACGACGGGTCACAACGGCAAGAACGACTTCAGTCTCGCGGTCGATGGCCGGCTGACGCGTTATCGCGATGATCCCTCCAATCCCGTCGTCTATGCCGGGGCGATCGTCATGAACCCGTCGCTGCTCGACGATGCACCGAAGGATGCCTTCAACCTCAATATCTATTTCGACAAGGCGATCGCGCGCGGACGGCTTTTCGGCATGGTGCTCGAAGGCCATTGGCTAACGGTCGGCACGCCCGACGCGATCGGCGAGGCGGAGGAAACGATCCGGCGACTGCGGACGTTTGCGTAA
- a CDS encoding adenosylhomocysteinase (KEGG: rec:RHECIAT_CH0000032 S-adenosylhomocysteine hydrolase protein~TIGRFAM: adenosylhomocysteinase~PFAM: S-adenosyl-L-homocysteine hydrolase; S-adenosyl-L-homocysteine hydrolase, NAD binding) encodes MSTEKDYVVADIGLADFGRKEITIAETEMPGLMSCRTEFGQTKPLKGARITGSLHMTIQTAVLIETLVALGAEVRWASCNIFSTQDHAAAAIAASGVPVFAIKGESLDDYWVYTDKIFQWADGGLSNMILDDGGDATMYILLGARAEAGEDVLSHPHSEEEEILFAQIKKRLAASPGWFTKQRAAIKGVTEETTTGVNRLYQLSQKGLLPFPAINVNDSVTKSKFDNKYGCKESLVDGIRRGTDVMMAGKVAVVCGYGDVGKGSAASLSGAGARVKVTEADPICALQAAMDGYEVVLLEDVVSSADIFITTTGNKDVIRIDHMRAMKDMAIVGNIGHFDNEIEVAALRNLKWTNVKPQVDLIEFPKGNRIILLSEGRLLNLGNATGHPSFVMSASFTNQTLAQIELFTKPDQYSNQVYILPKHLDEKVARLHLDKLGVKLTELSAEQAAYIGVSPKGPFKSDHYRY; translated from the coding sequence ATGAGCACTGAAAAAGATTATGTCGTCGCCGATATCGGGCTTGCGGATTTCGGCCGCAAGGAAATTACGATCGCCGAAACCGAAATGCCGGGCCTGATGTCCTGCCGCACCGAATTCGGCCAGACAAAGCCGTTGAAGGGCGCGCGCATCACCGGCTCGCTGCACATGACCATCCAGACGGCCGTGCTCATCGAAACGCTGGTCGCGCTCGGCGCCGAAGTCCGCTGGGCCTCGTGCAACATCTTCTCGACGCAGGATCATGCCGCTGCCGCGATCGCCGCTTCCGGCGTGCCTGTCTTCGCCATCAAGGGTGAGTCGCTCGACGATTACTGGGTCTACACCGACAAGATCTTCCAGTGGGCCGATGGCGGCCTTTCCAACATGATCCTCGATGACGGCGGCGACGCCACCATGTACATCCTGCTCGGCGCCCGCGCCGAAGCCGGCGAGGACGTGCTGTCTCATCCGCATTCCGAAGAAGAGGAAATCCTCTTCGCACAGATCAAGAAGCGCCTTGCCGCTTCGCCTGGCTGGTTCACCAAGCAGCGCGCCGCGATCAAGGGCGTCACCGAGGAAACGACGACTGGCGTCAACCGCCTTTACCAGCTCAGCCAGAAGGGCCTGCTGCCCTTCCCGGCGATCAACGTCAACGACTCGGTGACCAAGTCGAAGTTCGACAACAAGTATGGCTGCAAGGAATCGCTGGTCGACGGCATTCGCCGCGGCACCGACGTCATGATGGCCGGCAAGGTTGCCGTCGTCTGCGGATACGGCGACGTCGGCAAGGGTTCTGCCGCTTCGCTCTCCGGCGCCGGCGCCCGCGTCAAGGTGACAGAAGCCGATCCGATCTGCGCATTGCAGGCTGCGATGGACGGTTATGAAGTCGTTCTGCTCGAGGACGTCGTTTCCTCGGCCGATATCTTCATCACCACCACCGGCAACAAGGACGTCATCCGCATCGACCATATGCGGGCGATGAAGGATATGGCGATTGTCGGCAATATCGGTCACTTCGACAACGAAATCGAAGTCGCTGCACTGCGCAATCTCAAGTGGACCAACGTCAAGCCGCAGGTCGACCTGATCGAATTCCCCAAGGGCAACCGCATCATCCTCCTTTCCGAAGGCCGTCTGCTCAACCTCGGCAACGCCACCGGCCATCCGTCCTTCGTGATGTCGGCTTCGTTCACCAACCAGACGCTGGCGCAGATCGAACTCTTCACCAAGCCCGACCAGTATTCCAACCAGGTCTATATCCTGCCGAAGCATCTCGATGAAAAGGTCGCACGCCTGCATCTCGACAAGCTCGGCGTCAAGCTGACTGAGCTTTCTGCGGAACAGGCTGCCTATATCGGCGTCTCGCCGAAGGGGCCGTTCAAGTCCGACCACTACAGATATTGA
- a CDS encoding PAS/PAC sensor signal transduction histidine kinase (PFAM: ATP-binding region ATPase domain protein; histidine kinase A domain protein~SMART: ATP-binding region ATPase domain protein; histidine kinase A domain protein; PAS domain containing protein~KEGG: rec:RHECIAT_CH0000031 probable two-component sensor histidine kinase protein) has product MSEIKSSLPGQADDGARAHRRPLMAGQGYKSATAHEAAKQEHGPLARFLKSCAAGTALAALARPALAQAEQQAAATAHLFTSSQVIGVSVVIGVISAALLSTLWLVRQRGNLENESREIRSALSDAQQRISQYQALIADKNRRIVIWDGNARPELLGQLPPETGAPQDGEFLAFGLWLKSRSASELEKAIDRLRDEAQSFDMVVETIRDEILEAQGRVSGGRAFVRFVALNNLRAELAELRIERDRLMTSISAFQTMLDAIDMPAWQRDPVGRLTWVNQAYGEAVEARSPQQAINEGREMLTTVARERIRATTTPESPFHDKISTVVHGNRTFFDVVDVRVPGGSAGIAIDVSDIEAVRAELERTLKSHAETLDHLATPVAIFDGERRLQFYNQAFVALWELDIAFLEGRPDNSELLERLRAAKKLPDQLNWKSWKEAALSVYRALDTQTDLWHLPNGQTLRVFATAHPQGGATWVFENLTEQVDLETRYNTLVKVQGETIDHLSEGVAVFGPDGRIRLSNPAFRALWGITETEAKPGTHIRALGEACAPSYDQPDGWKTFAELITSFDDERRSGQGTLELFSGLVLDYAVIPLPNAQTMLTFVNMTDSVRAERALTEKNEALRKADELKNDFVQHVSYELRSPLTNIIGFTDLLRTPGVGPLTERQAEYIDHISTSSSVLLTLVNDILDLATVDAGIMRLNYADIDLNDLLDDVSMQIADRLHESGVALEITAPAYLGSIVADPQRLKQILLKLLSNAANFSPEGTSISLECHREGTDFVFSVGDRGPGISPDMIATVFDRFATGAKSGKRGGAGLGLSIVDSFVSLHHGDVTIDSEPGKGTTVVCRIPSVDVPHSAAAE; this is encoded by the coding sequence ATGTCGGAAATAAAAAGCAGCCTGCCCGGTCAGGCGGATGATGGCGCACGCGCCCATCGCCGTCCGCTGATGGCAGGTCAAGGATATAAATCTGCAACGGCACACGAGGCCGCAAAGCAAGAGCACGGACCATTGGCGCGCTTCCTGAAAAGCTGCGCGGCCGGCACGGCGCTTGCCGCGCTGGCGCGGCCGGCCCTGGCACAGGCGGAGCAGCAGGCGGCGGCGACGGCTCACCTCTTCACATCCTCGCAAGTGATCGGTGTTTCCGTCGTCATCGGCGTCATATCGGCAGCACTGCTGTCGACGCTGTGGCTCGTGCGTCAGCGCGGCAACCTGGAAAACGAGAGCCGGGAAATCCGCTCGGCGCTCTCCGATGCCCAGCAGCGCATTTCGCAATACCAGGCTCTGATCGCCGACAAGAACCGGCGGATCGTCATCTGGGACGGCAATGCGCGCCCCGAACTGCTCGGCCAGCTTCCGCCTGAGACCGGCGCGCCGCAGGACGGCGAATTCCTGGCCTTCGGCCTGTGGCTGAAGTCACGTTCGGCTTCCGAGCTGGAAAAGGCGATCGACCGGCTGCGCGACGAGGCACAGAGCTTCGACATGGTGGTCGAAACCATCCGCGACGAAATCCTCGAGGCGCAGGGCCGGGTTTCCGGCGGGCGTGCCTTCGTGCGTTTCGTGGCGCTCAACAATCTGCGCGCCGAGCTCGCAGAACTCAGGATCGAGCGCGACCGGCTGATGACCTCGATCTCCGCCTTCCAGACCATGCTCGACGCGATCGACATGCCGGCCTGGCAGCGCGATCCGGTGGGTCGCCTCACCTGGGTCAACCAGGCTTATGGCGAGGCGGTCGAAGCGCGATCGCCGCAGCAGGCGATCAATGAAGGCCGCGAGATGCTGACGACCGTGGCGCGCGAACGCATTCGCGCCACGACGACGCCGGAGTCGCCCTTCCACGACAAGATCTCGACGGTCGTGCACGGAAACCGCACATTCTTCGACGTCGTCGACGTCAGGGTTCCCGGCGGCTCGGCCGGCATCGCGATCGATGTGTCCGACATAGAGGCCGTGCGCGCCGAGCTGGAACGGACGCTGAAGAGCCATGCCGAAACGCTCGACCATCTCGCCACGCCTGTTGCCATCTTCGATGGCGAGCGCCGGCTGCAATTCTACAACCAGGCCTTCGTCGCGCTCTGGGAGCTGGATATCGCCTTCCTCGAAGGCCGGCCCGACAATAGTGAGCTGCTCGAGCGGCTGCGGGCGGCCAAGAAACTGCCGGACCAGCTCAACTGGAAAAGCTGGAAGGAAGCCGCACTTTCCGTCTATCGCGCGCTCGACACGCAAACCGATCTCTGGCATCTGCCGAACGGGCAAACGTTGCGCGTCTTTGCGACCGCCCATCCGCAGGGCGGCGCCACCTGGGTGTTCGAAAACCTGACCGAACAGGTCGATCTTGAAACGCGCTACAACACGCTGGTCAAGGTGCAGGGCGAAACGATCGACCATCTTTCCGAAGGTGTGGCGGTGTTCGGTCCTGATGGACGCATCCGCCTTTCGAACCCGGCCTTCCGCGCGCTCTGGGGGATCACCGAAACCGAAGCCAAGCCCGGCACCCATATTCGTGCGCTGGGCGAGGCCTGCGCCCCGTCCTATGACCAGCCGGACGGCTGGAAGACCTTCGCCGAACTGATCACCAGCTTCGACGACGAACGCCGCTCGGGCCAGGGAACGCTGGAACTCTTCTCCGGCCTGGTGCTCGACTACGCCGTCATCCCGCTGCCGAACGCGCAGACCATGCTGACCTTCGTCAATATGACGGACAGCGTGCGTGCCGAGCGCGCGCTGACCGAGAAAAACGAAGCGTTGCGCAAGGCCGACGAGCTGAAGAACGACTTCGTCCAGCACGTTTCCTATGAACTGCGTTCGCCACTGACCAACATCATCGGCTTCACCGATCTCCTGCGCACGCCGGGCGTCGGGCCGCTTACCGAACGGCAGGCCGAATATATCGACCACATTTCGACCTCGTCCTCGGTTCTGTTGACGCTCGTCAACGATATTCTCGACCTTGCGACCGTCGACGCCGGCATCATGCGCCTCAATTATGCGGATATCGATCTCAACGACCTGCTCGACGACGTCTCGATGCAGATCGCAGATCGCCTGCACGAAAGCGGTGTCGCGCTTGAAATCACCGCACCCGCCTATCTCGGCTCGATCGTTGCCGATCCGCAGCGGCTGAAGCAGATCCTTCTGAAGCTTCTGTCCAATGCGGCGAATTTCTCGCCCGAAGGCACCTCGATCTCGCTGGAATGCCATCGCGAAGGCACGGATTTCGTCTTTTCCGTCGGCGATCGCGGCCCCGGCATCTCACCTGACATGATCGCGACCGTCTTCGACCGGTTTGCTACGGGAGCGAAAAGCGGCAAACGCGGCGGCGCCGGCCTCGGCCTCTCGATCGTCGACAGCTTCGTCAGTCTGCATCATGGCGATGTGACGATCGACAGCGAGCCGGGCAAGGGCACGACCGTCGTCTGCCGTATCCCCTCGGTCGATGTCCCGCATTCCGCCGCCGCCGAATGA
- a CDS encoding double-strand break repair protein AddB (TIGRFAM: double-strand break repair protein AddB~KEGG: ret:RHE_CH00027 hypothetical protein) yields MAERHQPRIVTIPAGLSFLKTLATTLCDGRLTPIFRHDADDPLSLAKVTIYLPTRRAVRVLRSEFVDLLGGRSAILPMIRPLGETDDDSGYFDEALPATIDLAQPLSNTARLLELARLILAWRNKLPEIVRHIHSDSPLVAPASPADAIWLARNLAELIDSIETEDLDWSELSKLDTGDYAAWWQLTAEFLQIASAFWPERLAELGKSSPARHRNAILRAEASRLSATKPAGPIIIAGSTGSVPATADLIAAVAHLPEGVIVLPGLDLSMPERHWQMVAPEPAPGQHANPASRSHPQYGLSSLLKRLKLTRADLTLLDRPEADLERRAEILSQALAPAEATSDWGAWKTDLPAGALSSSFSDVSLIEAANEREEATAIAIALRLALERPGQDSESRAALITPDRNLARRVMAELSRFGILADDSAGTPLSAMPQGTLLQLLLEAALRPGDPVAIISLLKHPLARFGLERGALISATEALELLALRGGVAEVDISTLEPLLAHQLAEQALDRHAPQWRKALSPEAADAAYDLARRVTQATEPLASALMRERPEDRGRTARFTLSEWAKRTGRSLEAVAVDPHGNLADLWSNEAGDALAALLGEVIDTDGQMEADGPQWIDIMAALAAGHAVKPRALSHPRLFIFGTLEARLQSVDTLILGGLNEGTWPGQTANNPFIPRMMKTEIGLEPPERRIGQLAHDFEMANGTRHLIYSRALRQGSTPTVASRWLQRLLALGGEAFEAELKGRGNRFLQWAALIDRGDAQAPAQRPSPKPPLALQPKSYSFSEVGRLRRDPYAIYARRVLRLDPVEPFNRDPGAAERGTLYHKIIDRFIREAHIAGTPDAAAAMEAILSELFDMEKLPPHIDAVWRPRFRAVARAFLEWEAGRRHGILKTLTEVRGGMELEPINIRLTGVADRIDVTGPHSADIIDYKTGFNPSPAQARVLLDPQLALEAAALSAGAFRDAGSLMPQDLLYVRLRPGSRFQVDTVNNESSARSDKAKSAMDLAAESIDQLVKFVGLLQSNERGFTSRLIPAQQFDFGGDYDHLARVSEWSTAETEEGGGDE; encoded by the coding sequence ATGGCGGAGCGGCACCAGCCACGCATCGTGACGATCCCCGCAGGCCTCTCCTTCCTGAAAACGCTGGCGACGACACTTTGCGACGGCCGATTGACGCCGATTTTCCGGCACGACGCCGATGATCCGCTATCGCTTGCCAAAGTCACGATCTACCTGCCGACCCGGCGCGCCGTGCGTGTGCTGCGTTCCGAATTCGTCGACCTGCTCGGCGGCCGCTCGGCGATCCTCCCCATGATCCGCCCGCTCGGCGAAACCGATGACGATAGCGGCTATTTCGACGAGGCGCTGCCGGCAACGATCGATCTCGCCCAGCCACTGTCGAATACCGCCCGTCTGCTGGAGCTTGCGCGCCTGATCCTCGCCTGGCGAAACAAGCTGCCGGAGATCGTCCGCCACATCCACTCGGACTCGCCGCTCGTCGCGCCGGCAAGCCCGGCGGATGCGATCTGGCTCGCCCGCAATCTTGCGGAATTGATCGATTCCATCGAGACCGAGGATCTTGACTGGTCGGAGCTGTCGAAACTCGATACCGGCGATTATGCCGCCTGGTGGCAGTTGACGGCGGAGTTCCTGCAGATCGCCAGCGCCTTCTGGCCCGAGCGGCTGGCCGAACTCGGCAAATCCTCGCCGGCGCGGCACAGAAACGCCATTCTCCGGGCCGAAGCAAGCCGGCTTTCGGCGACGAAACCCGCCGGGCCGATCATCATCGCCGGTTCGACGGGTTCCGTTCCCGCCACCGCCGATCTCATTGCCGCCGTCGCCCATCTGCCGGAAGGCGTGATCGTGCTTCCAGGTCTCGATCTCTCCATGCCCGAAAGGCACTGGCAGATGGTCGCGCCGGAACCGGCGCCCGGCCAACATGCCAATCCGGCAAGCCGGAGCCATCCGCAGTATGGTCTGTCTTCGCTGCTCAAGCGGCTGAAGCTGACGCGGGCCGACCTCACGCTCCTCGACAGACCGGAGGCCGATCTTGAGCGGCGTGCCGAAATCCTGTCGCAGGCCCTTGCTCCGGCGGAGGCGACCAGTGACTGGGGAGCTTGGAAAACCGACCTGCCGGCAGGCGCGCTGTCTTCGTCCTTCTCTGATGTCTCGCTGATTGAAGCCGCCAATGAGCGCGAGGAAGCAACCGCGATTGCCATCGCGCTCCGGCTGGCGCTGGAAAGACCGGGACAGGACAGCGAGAGCCGGGCAGCACTCATAACCCCGGATCGCAATCTTGCGCGGCGGGTGATGGCCGAGCTTTCCCGCTTCGGCATCCTCGCCGACGATTCGGCCGGTACGCCGCTTTCGGCCATGCCGCAGGGCACCTTGCTGCAATTGCTGCTGGAGGCAGCGCTGCGGCCGGGCGATCCGGTGGCGATCATCTCGCTGCTCAAACATCCGCTTGCCCGCTTCGGCCTGGAACGCGGCGCATTGATTTCCGCTACCGAGGCGCTCGAGCTGCTGGCACTGCGCGGTGGCGTGGCAGAGGTGGATATCAGCACGCTGGAACCGCTGCTCGCTCACCAACTTGCCGAACAGGCCCTGGACAGGCACGCGCCGCAATGGCGAAAAGCGCTTTCGCCCGAGGCCGCCGACGCCGCATACGACCTTGCCCGGCGGGTGACACAAGCGACCGAGCCTCTGGCTTCGGCGCTGATGCGGGAGCGGCCGGAAGATCGTGGAAGAACAGCGCGCTTCACATTGTCGGAATGGGCGAAGCGCACCGGCCGTTCGCTTGAAGCGGTCGCGGTTGATCCGCACGGCAATCTCGCCGATCTCTGGTCGAACGAAGCGGGAGACGCCCTCGCCGCCCTGCTTGGTGAAGTGATCGACACGGACGGCCAGATGGAGGCCGACGGACCGCAATGGATCGACATCATGGCAGCCCTTGCCGCCGGTCATGCGGTGAAGCCACGGGCGCTCAGCCATCCGAGGCTCTTCATCTTCGGCACGCTGGAAGCCCGCCTGCAGAGCGTCGATACGTTGATCCTCGGCGGCCTGAACGAAGGCACGTGGCCGGGACAGACCGCCAATAATCCCTTCATTCCGCGCATGATGAAGACGGAGATCGGCCTCGAGCCTCCGGAGCGGCGCATCGGCCAGCTGGCGCATGATTTCGAGATGGCAAACGGTACGCGCCATCTGATCTATTCGCGCGCGCTGCGCCAGGGCTCAACGCCAACCGTCGCCTCGCGTTGGCTGCAGCGGCTGCTGGCGCTCGGCGGAGAGGCGTTCGAAGCGGAATTGAAGGGACGCGGTAATCGGTTCCTCCAATGGGCCGCTCTCATCGATCGAGGAGATGCTCAGGCGCCGGCGCAGCGCCCCTCGCCGAAACCGCCGCTGGCGCTGCAGCCGAAATCCTATTCCTTCAGTGAAGTCGGCCGGCTGCGCCGAGATCCCTATGCCATCTATGCCCGCCGTGTGTTGCGGCTCGACCCGGTCGAGCCGTTCAATCGCGATCCAGGGGCCGCCGAACGCGGAACGCTCTACCACAAGATCATCGACCGTTTCATCCGCGAAGCCCATATCGCCGGCACGCCGGATGCGGCAGCAGCGATGGAGGCCATCCTTTCAGAGCTTTTCGACATGGAAAAATTGCCGCCGCATATCGATGCCGTGTGGCGGCCGCGCTTTCGCGCGGTGGCCCGCGCCTTCCTTGAATGGGAGGCTGGACGCCGGCATGGCATCCTGAAAACGCTGACGGAAGTACGGGGCGGCATGGAGCTGGAGCCGATCAATATCCGGCTCACCGGCGTCGCAGACCGGATCGACGTCACGGGGCCACACTCGGCCGATATCATCGACTACAAGACCGGCTTCAATCCCTCGCCGGCGCAGGCACGCGTGCTTCTCGATCCACAGCTTGCGCTTGAAGCGGCCGCCTTGAGCGCCGGTGCCTTCCGCGATGCCGGCAGCCTCATGCCGCAGGACCTTCTCTATGTGCGTCTGCGTCCGGGAAGCCGCTTCCAGGTCGATACCGTCAACAATGAGAGTTCTGCCCGCAGCGACAAGGCGAAATCGGCGATGGATCTCGCCGCCGAATCGATCGACCAGCTGGTCAAATTCGTGGGGTTGCTGCAATCCAACGAAAGAGGCTTTACCTCGCGGCTGATCCCGGCCCAGCAATTCGATTTCGGCGGCGACTACGATCATCTCGCCCGCGTTTCCGAATGGTCGACGGCCGAAACCGAAGAGGGCGGCGGCGATGAGTGA